A section of the Clostridium omnivorum genome encodes:
- the rpsI gene encoding 30S ribosomal protein S9 produces MAKVQYYGTGRRKKAIARVRLVPGEGKVTINNRDIDNFFGLDTLKVIVNQPLVLTETKDKFDVLINVHGGGLTGQAGAIRHGISRALLKADESLRPELKKAGFLTRDPRMKERKKYGLKKARRAPQFSKR; encoded by the coding sequence ATGGCTAAAGTTCAATATTACGGAACTGGTAGAAGAAAAAAAGCAATCGCTAGAGTAAGATTAGTACCTGGCGAAGGTAAGGTAACAATAAATAACAGAGACATAGATAATTTCTTTGGATTAGATACATTAAAGGTTATAGTTAACCAACCATTAGTTTTAACTGAAACTAAGGATAAATTTGATGTACTTATAAACGTACACGGTGGAGGACTTACAGGTCAAGCAGGAGCTATAAGACACGGAATTTCCAGAGCTCTTTTAAAAGCTGATGAGTCATTAAGACCAGAGCTTAAAAAAGCTGGTTTCTTAACAAGAGACCCAAGAATGAAGGAAAGAAAGAAATACGGTCTTAAAAAGGCAAGAAGAGCTCCACAATTCTCAAAGAGATAA
- the rplM gene encoding 50S ribosomal protein L13: protein MKSYLAKTQEVERKWYIVDAAGKPLGRVASQVASILRGKHKPIYTPNVDTGDFVIVINAEKVVLTGKKLDQKMMRHHSLYPGGLKETPYRVVLDKKPEFAFEEAVRRMLPGGPLGRKMLKKLKVYRGTEHNHEAQKPEVLELKY from the coding sequence ATGAAATCATATCTTGCAAAAACACAAGAAGTTGAAAGAAAATGGTATATCGTTGACGCTGCTGGAAAGCCACTAGGAAGAGTAGCTAGCCAAGTTGCTTCAATATTAAGAGGAAAGCACAAGCCAATCTACACACCAAACGTTGATACAGGTGACTTTGTTATAGTAATAAATGCTGAAAAAGTTGTATTAACTGGTAAGAAATTAGATCAAAAAATGATGAGACACCACTCCTTATATCCAGGTGGATTAAAGGAAACTCCATATAGAGTAGTTCTTGACAAGAAGCCAGAATTTGCTTTTGAAGAAGCAGTAAGAAGAATGCTTCCAGGAGGACCATTAGGCAGAAAAATGCTTAAGAAGTTAAAAGTTTACAGAGGTACTGAGCACAATCACGAAGCTCAAAAACCAGAAGTATTAGAATTAAAGTACTAA
- the truA gene encoding tRNA pseudouridine(38-40) synthase TruA, producing MKNIKLVLEYDGTKYAGWQRQKNANTIQQMLEESIYSITGERLQVIGSSRTDAGVHARGFVANFKTNSSIPETKFSAALNSKLPEDIVILESSLVPDEFHARYSSSGKTYSYTILNRFQPSAIDRNYVYHYRGELDIKAIREACNYFIGTHDFAAFKNTGSSVKSTVRTISAVEVIKSSDYIKYYITGDGFLYNMVRIMIGTLIEVGIGKIKPEHIEYILLSRDRTKAGKSAPASGLCLEKVYYNT from the coding sequence GTGAAAAATATTAAACTAGTTTTAGAATATGATGGTACAAAATATGCAGGATGGCAGAGGCAAAAAAATGCTAATACCATTCAGCAAATGCTTGAAGAATCCATTTATAGCATTACTGGTGAAAGACTTCAAGTTATAGGTTCTAGCAGAACTGATGCTGGGGTACATGCAAGAGGTTTTGTGGCAAATTTTAAAACAAATAGTAGCATACCTGAGACCAAATTTAGTGCTGCACTAAACAGCAAGCTTCCTGAGGATATTGTTATCCTAGAATCAAGTCTAGTACCTGATGAATTTCATGCTAGATATTCAAGCAGTGGAAAGACTTATAGTTATACTATACTAAATAGGTTTCAGCCTTCAGCTATAGATAGAAATTATGTGTATCATTATAGAGGAGAATTAGATATTAAAGCTATTAGAGAGGCATGTAATTATTTTATTGGCACACATGACTTTGCAGCCTTTAAGAACACCGGTAGCTCCGTTAAGAGTACAGTAAGGACTATTAGTGCTGTAGAGGTGATAAAAAGTTCTGACTATATAAAATATTATATTACAGGCGATGGTTTTCTCTACAACATGGTAAGAATTATGATAGGCACTTTAATTGAAGTTGGTATAGGAAAAATTAAACCCGAGCATATAGAATATATACTTTTATCAAGGGATCGAACTAAGGCTGGTAAGTCAGCCCCGGCTAGCGGTCTATGCTTAGAAAAAGTCTACTATAATACATAG
- a CDS encoding energy-coupling factor transporter transmembrane component T family protein — MIKDITIGQYVPGDSFVHKLDPRVKILISIVFIVDLFLVNNFKGYIFILLFTLSSIAISKVPFRYIYKGLKPIFVLLVITALLNVLMTDGKVLLFSYGIIHIYKEGVIMAIFMILRLTFLIIGTSLLTLTTSPIELTDGIEKLLSPFRKIGVPAHELAMMMTIALRFIPTLMDETDKIMKAQMARGADFESGNILKRAKNLIPLLVPLFISSFRRADELAMAMEARCYRGGNGRTRMKQLVLTNRDFIASSVTVLFTVICIVSRWW, encoded by the coding sequence ATGATTAAAGACATAACCATTGGACAGTATGTACCAGGGGATTCCTTTGTTCATAAATTGGACCCAAGAGTTAAGATATTAATATCCATTGTATTCATTGTTGATTTATTCTTGGTTAATAATTTCAAAGGGTACATATTTATTTTATTATTTACATTAAGCTCTATAGCCATATCCAAAGTACCATTTAGATATATATACAAAGGCTTAAAGCCAATATTTGTACTTTTAGTAATTACTGCACTACTAAATGTACTTATGACTGATGGTAAGGTACTTCTTTTTAGTTATGGAATTATTCATATCTATAAAGAGGGGGTAATCATGGCCATATTCATGATATTAAGACTTACCTTCCTCATAATTGGAACATCACTGCTTACATTGACAACTTCTCCTATTGAACTTACTGATGGAATTGAAAAACTTTTAAGTCCATTTAGAAAAATAGGTGTGCCAGCACATGAATTAGCAATGATGATGACAATTGCATTAAGATTTATTCCAACACTTATGGATGAGACAGATAAAATAATGAAAGCTCAGATGGCAAGAGGGGCGGATTTTGAGTCTGGTAATATTCTAAAAAGGGCAAAGAACCTTATACCGCTGTTAGTTCCACTTTTTATAAGCTCATTTAGAAGAGCGGATGAACTTGCTATGGCTATGGAAGCTAGGTGTTATCGTGGTGGAAATGGTAGAACAAGAATGAAGCAATTAGTACTTACTAATCGTGACTTTATAGCATCTTCAGTCACCGTACTATTTACTGTAATTTGCATAGTAAGTAGATGGTGGTAG
- a CDS encoding energy-coupling factor transporter ATPase, producing the protein MSIKIENLTHVYMKRSPFEKKALDDVSLTINDGEFVALIGHTGSGKSTLIQHINGLLKPESGRIVVDDVDITAKDVKLNAIRKKVGLVFQYSEYQLFEETIEKDIAFGPKNLGLGEVEVQERVKRAMNLVGLDYETYKSKSPFDLSGGQKRRVAIAGVVAMEPKILILDEPTAGLDPKGRDDILRQIKTLHKAYNMTIILVSHSMEDVAKVADRILVMHKGKCILDGMPSKIFKEIDTLESVGLAVPQVTYLMKSLKNKGFDISDEAFTVEQAKDEIIKFLRSKSND; encoded by the coding sequence ATGTCAATTAAAATAGAGAACCTAACTCATGTATACATGAAAAGATCTCCTTTTGAGAAAAAAGCCCTAGATGATGTGAGTTTAACTATAAATGATGGAGAATTTGTTGCTCTTATTGGGCATACAGGTTCTGGAAAGTCCACTTTGATACAGCATATAAATGGCCTTTTAAAGCCTGAATCAGGTAGAATAGTAGTAGACGATGTGGATATCACTGCAAAAGACGTAAAATTAAATGCTATAAGAAAAAAAGTTGGCCTTGTATTCCAATACTCTGAGTATCAGTTGTTTGAGGAAACAATTGAGAAAGATATAGCTTTTGGTCCTAAGAATTTGGGACTGGGTGAAGTGGAAGTGCAGGAAAGAGTTAAAAGGGCTATGAATCTAGTAGGATTAGATTATGAGACCTATAAAAGCAAATCTCCCTTTGATTTAAGTGGCGGTCAAAAGAGAAGGGTTGCTATAGCAGGTGTAGTTGCTATGGAACCTAAGATATTAATTTTAGATGAACCAACTGCAGGACTTGATCCTAAAGGAAGAGATGATATTCTAAGACAAATAAAAACTCTTCATAAAGCATACAATATGACAATTATCTTAGTATCTCATAGTATGGAGGACGTTGCTAAGGTAGCTGACAGAATACTTGTTATGCATAAAGGAAAATGTATTTTGGATGGAATGCCAAGTAAGATATTTAAAGAAATAGATACTTTAGAAAGTGTAGGTCTTGCTGTACCGCAAGTAACCTATTTAATGAAAAGTCTAAAGAATAAAGGCTTTGATATTTCTGATGAAGCATTCACAGTAGAGCAGGCTAAGGATGAAATAATTAAATTTTTAAGGAGTAAGTCAAATGATTAA
- a CDS encoding energy-coupling factor transporter ATPase: MENMIESKDLMYQYGGAEGEEPKLALDGVSIDVKKGEFLVILGRNGSGKSTFAKHINALLLPSGGKMYVNGLDTSDVENTWNIRNTAGMVFQNPDNQIVATIVEEDVAFGPENLGIPPKEIRSRVDESLKRVDMYEYRRHAPHLLSGGQKQRIAIAGILAMRPSCIVFDEPTAMLDPSGRKEVIDTIKDLNKRLGITIVLITHFMEEAAQADRIIVMDSGKPVMEGVPREIFSQVAKMKTIGLDVPQVTELAYELSNSGINVTTDILTIDEMVNALCQLK; encoded by the coding sequence ATGGAGAATATGATAGAGAGCAAAGATTTGATGTATCAATATGGAGGGGCCGAAGGAGAAGAGCCTAAGCTAGCATTAGACGGGGTAAGTATAGATGTAAAAAAGGGAGAGTTCTTAGTTATATTAGGTCGCAATGGTTCTGGAAAGTCAACTTTTGCAAAGCATATAAATGCACTATTATTACCTAGTGGTGGCAAAATGTATGTGAATGGATTAGATACATCAGATGTTGAAAATACATGGAACATAAGAAATACGGCTGGAATGGTATTTCAAAATCCTGATAATCAGATTGTTGCAACTATAGTAGAAGAGGATGTTGCCTTTGGACCTGAAAACTTAGGTATACCACCAAAAGAGATTAGGTCTAGAGTTGATGAATCTTTAAAGAGAGTGGATATGTATGAGTACAGAAGGCATGCTCCACATCTACTTTCAGGCGGACAAAAGCAAAGGATTGCTATAGCAGGAATTCTAGCTATGAGACCTTCATGCATAGTGTTTGATGAGCCAACAGCAATGCTTGATCCATCTGGAAGAAAAGAGGTAATTGATACAATCAAGGATCTAAATAAAAGACTTGGAATAACTATTGTGTTAATTACTCACTTTATGGAGGAAGCAGCACAAGCAGATAGGATTATTGTTATGGATTCTGGTAAACCTGTAATGGAAGGTGTTCCAAGAGAAATATTTAGTCAAGTTGCTAAAATGAAAACTATAGGACTCGATGTACCCCAAGTAACAGAACTTGCTTATGAACTCTCTAATAGTGGTATTAATGTCACTACGGATATACTAACGATAGATGAGATGGTGAATGCATTATGTCAATTAAAATAG
- the rplQ gene encoding 50S ribosomal protein L17, whose amino-acid sequence MASHRKLGRPTDQRKAMLRNLVTSFLKTGKISTTETRAKETKSIAEKMITLAKRGDLHARRQVLAFVTEEDVVTNLFENIAPKYAERNGGYTRMYKVGPRRGDGAEMVILELV is encoded by the coding sequence ATGGCAAGTCATCGTAAGTTAGGTCGTCCAACTGACCAAAGAAAAGCAATGCTTAGAAATCTTGTTACTAGTTTCTTAAAGACTGGAAAGATATCAACAACTGAAACAAGAGCTAAAGAAACTAAGAGTATAGCAGAAAAAATGATAACTCTTGCTAAAAGAGGAGATCTACATGCAAGGAGACAAGTGCTTGCATTTGTAACTGAAGAAGATGTTGTAACAAACTTATTTGAAAATATAGCTCCAAAGTATGCTGAAAGAAACGGTGGATATACTAGAATGTACAAAGTAGGTCCAAGAAGAGGCGACGGAGCAGAAATGGTTATACTAGAGTTAGTATAA
- a CDS encoding DNA-directed RNA polymerase subunit alpha — MLEIEKPKIECVELNEDGSYGKFVVEPLERGYGITLGNALRRILLSSLPGVAANSIKIDNVLHEFSTVQGVKEDVTQLILNIKELALKMSGDGPRTVYIDAKGPGEVTAADIKTDGDIEIINSDLHIATLDDDGKLYMEINVDRGRGYVSQNRNKREDLPISSIAVDSIYTPVKRVNFTVDSTRVGQITDYDKLSIEIWTNGTIRPDEAISLSSKILIEHFKLFMTLTDHANNVEIMVEKEEDKKEKVLEMTIEELDLSVRSYNCLKRAGINTVQELTERSMEDMMKVRNLGKKSLEEVEQKLKALGLNLKSSEE, encoded by the coding sequence ATGTTAGAAATAGAAAAGCCTAAAATAGAATGTGTAGAACTAAATGAGGATGGGTCCTACGGAAAATTCGTAGTTGAACCACTAGAAAGAGGTTACGGCATAACTTTGGGTAATGCGTTAAGAAGAATTCTTCTTTCCTCATTACCTGGTGTTGCTGCTAACAGCATAAAAATAGATAATGTGTTACACGAGTTTTCTACAGTACAAGGTGTTAAGGAAGATGTTACTCAACTTATACTTAACATAAAAGAATTAGCTCTTAAGATGTCAGGTGATGGTCCTAGAACTGTGTATATTGATGCAAAGGGTCCTGGAGAAGTTACAGCAGCTGATATCAAAACTGATGGTGATATAGAGATAATCAATAGTGATTTACATATTGCAACTCTTGATGATGATGGAAAGTTGTATATGGAAATTAATGTTGATAGAGGTAGAGGGTATGTTTCTCAAAATAGAAACAAGAGAGAAGATTTACCTATATCTTCAATAGCAGTTGATTCTATATATACTCCAGTAAAGAGAGTTAACTTTACAGTAGATAGTACGAGGGTAGGTCAGATTACTGACTACGACAAATTATCAATAGAAATATGGACTAATGGAACCATTAGGCCAGATGAAGCTATAAGCTTATCATCTAAGATATTAATTGAACACTTTAAGTTGTTCATGACATTAACTGACCATGCCAACAATGTTGAAATCATGGTTGAAAAAGAAGAAGACAAGAAGGAAAAAGTTCTAGAAATGACTATTGAAGAACTTGACCTATCTGTTAGAAGTTACAACTGCTTAAAGAGAGCAGGAATTAATACAGTTCAAGAGCTTACTGAAAGATCTATGGAAGATATGATGAAAGTCAGAAACCTAGGTAAGAAGTCTCTTGAAGAAGTTGAGCAAAAACTTAAAGCTTTAGGATTAAACTTAAAGTCAAGTGAAGAATAA